In Eulemur rufifrons isolate Redbay chromosome 29, OSU_ERuf_1, whole genome shotgun sequence, one DNA window encodes the following:
- the NUB1 gene encoding NEDD8 ultimate buster 1, with protein MAQKKYLQAKLTQFLREDRIQLWKPPYTDENKEVGLALRDLAKKYSVKLECCENEVEKIIEEIRCKAIERGTGNENYKKTGIATIEVFLPPRLKKDRKNLLETRLHVTGRELRSKIAETFGFQENYIKIVINKKQLQLGKTLEEQGVTHNVKAMVLELKQSEEDVRKNFQVEEEEQNEAELREKQIQRTKRGLEILAERAEMVVDPETTPYLDIANQTGRSIRIPPSERKALMLAMGYHEKGRAFLKRKEYGVALPCLLDADKYFCQCCRELLDTVDNYAVLQLDIVWCYFRLEQLECLDDAERKLNLAQKCFKNCYGENHQRLVHIKGNCGKEKVLFLRLYLLQGIRNYHSGNGEEACEYLNKARQLFKELYIDPSKVHNLLQLGFTAQEARLGLRACDGNVDHAATHITNRREELAQIRKEEKEKKRRHLENINSLKGMGYSTHAARQALHQASGNLDVALKILLSNPHVWWLNDSDPETNSPQESPSQENVDQLVYMGFDAVVAKAALRVFRGNVQLAAQTLAHNGGSLPPDLQLPADDSSPTPSTSPSDSAGTSSASTDEDMETEAVNEILEDIPEHEEDYLDSTLEDEEIIIAEYLSYVENIKSATKKN; from the exons ATGGCGCAAAAGAAATATCTTCAAGCAAAATTGACCCAGTTTTTAAGGGAAGACAGGATTCAGCTTTGGAAACCTCCATATACAGATGAAAATAAAGAAGTTggcttagcattaagg gacCTTGCTAAGAAGTACTCTGTCAAGCTAGAATGCTGtgaaaatgaagtagaaaagaTAATAGAAGAAATACGTTGCAAAGCAATTGAGCGTGgaacaggaaatgaaaattacaaaaaaacagGAATTGCTACAATTGAGGTGTTTTTACCACCAAGACTAAAAAAA GATAGGAAAAACTTGTTGGAGACGCGATTGCACGTTACTGGCAGAGAACTGAGGTCTAA AATAGCTGAAACATTTGGATTTCaggaaaattatatcaaaattgtCATAAATAAGAAACAGCTTCAACTAG GGAAAACCCTTGAAGAACAAGGAGTGACTCACAACGTAAAAGCGATGGTGCTTGAACTAAAACAGTCTGAAGAGGATGTGAGGAAAAACTTCCAGGTAGAGGAAGAGGAACAAAATGAGGCGGAactgagagaaaaacaaattcagaggACTAAGAGAGGACTAGAGATACTTGCAGAGAGAG CGGAGATGGTGGTGGATCCAGAAACTACCCCGTACTTAGACATAGCTAACCAGACAGGCAGATCAATCAGAATTCCCCCATCAGAAAGAAAA GCCCTTATGTTAGCGATGGGATATCATGAGAAGGGCAGAGctttcctgaaaagaaaagaatatggagTAGCCTTGCCATGTCTGTTGGACGCGGACAAATATTTCTG TCAGTGCTGCAGAGAGCTGCTGGACACGGTGGACAACTACGCAGTGCTCCAGCTGGACATAGTGTGGTGTTACTTCCGCCTGGAACAGCTGGAATGCCTTGATGATGCCGAGAGAAAATTAAACTTGGCccagaaatgctttaaaaattgttaCGGAGAAAATCATCAGAGACTGGTCCACATAAAA GGAAATTGTGGGAAAGAGAAGGTGTTGTTTTTAAGACTCTACTTGCTTCAAGGTATTCGAAACTATCACAGTGGAAATGGTGAAGAAGCTTGTGAGTATCTCAACAAG GCACGTCAGCTCTTTAAAGAGCTGTATATTGACCCATCAAAAGTTCACAATTTGCTGCAGTTGGGATTTACTGCCCAGGAAGCCCGGCTTGGCCTAAGGGCATGTGACGGGAACGTGGACCACGCGGCTACGCACATCACCAACCGCAGAGAG GAATTGGCCCAaataaggaaagaggaaaaagagaagaaaagacgCCACCTGGAGAACATCAACTCTCTGAAAGGAATGGGCTACTCCACGCACGCAGCCAGGCAGGCACTCCATCAGGCCAGCGGGAACCTGGATGTGGCCCTGAAG ATTCTGCTCAGCAATCCTCACGTGTGGTGGTTAAATGATTCTGATCCTGAAACCAACAGCCCTCAAGAAAGTCCTTCCCAGGAAAACGTTGACCAA CTGGTGTACATGGGCTTTGATGCAGTAGTGGCCAAAGCGGCACTGAGAGTGTTCCGAGGCAACGTCCAGCTGGCAGCCCAGACCCTGGCTCACAACGGAGGCAGTCTTCCTCCCGACCTGCAGCTCCCGGCAGACGACTCCTCCCCGACGCCGTCCACGTCCCCTTCGGATTCTGCAG GAACCTCTAGTGCCTCAACGGATGAGGACATGGAGACAGAGGCCGTCAATGAGATCCTGGAGGACATTCCAGAACATGAGGAAGATTATCTGGACTCAACTCTGGAAGATGAAGAAATTATTATTGCAGAGTACCTATCGtatgtagaaaatataaagtcagcaacaaagaaaaactaa